From the Paenibacillus sp. R14(2021) genome, the window CCTCGACAACGGCGTCCGAATATTGCCCAAGCCACAAGGGGAGATAGATCCAAGTGACGATCCCGACGATCAAACTGACGGGAATTTGGAACAGAAATCCAGCCCGGACGTATTCGGTCGCATGGCCCGCATTCGTCCTCATATTGAAAATGAGGGAGGTCGGAAGCCCGAAGCTGACGAGACCCGACAGCAAGGTCGGCCAGAACAGAATCGCCGAAAGTTCGCCCTTTCCCACAACCCCGAACATGCGCGCCGTCACGATGGAGGTCAGCGTGCTCAGGACCATGATTAACAGATTGGCGGCGCTGGTATGCAGGATGGCCTGGAAGGCTCCGCGCCCGGTTAGCTTCTTCTTGATGTCATGCAGCTTCATCATGCGCTCGACTTCCTTAGACCGTAGATTCTCTTCATTCGTACATCTTCAGCACGCCGCGAAGCTCGCCGTTGCTATACCAGATTTTGCTGACGTTGCGGAAAATTTTCCGTTTATCGTAAGCGAACACGACCATGAGCAGCGCGAACAACGGCATCTTCACGAGCGACTTCAGTAAGATGCCCGCCTTCTTCTTCGAAGACACCGCGCTGCTGACGCCCTGCCAATGGATGCGCCGCAGCAGCCACTTCCGGCTCATCCGGCTACGGGGAATCTTGTGCAGCACCGAAGCGTAAGGCGTGTAATAAACCGAATAGCGGGTACGGATCCGCCCAATGAGCTCGGACTCCTCACTGGAAAGCAAATTGCTGCCGACCCGGCCGAGATCCTCCCGGAACGGTTCCATCGTATCGAAGACCGACTTGCGGAAGGACACGTTGGCGCCGAACGGCAGGTCCGGCTTTTGCATTTGCACGATTTCGTCCGCGTAGTCGAGAATCGTGTACAGCGTCCGGTTCTCCTGGGGCAGCCACTGCGGGGCGCTTCCCTCCCACGCCGGCTCGATCTTGCCGCCGACGCAGCCGATGCGCGGATCGCGGTCGAACAAGGCGACGATGCCGCGGATCCATTCTTCCGACGCGACCGCATCGTCGTCCAGGAACAGCACGTATTCGCCGGCGGCTTCGCGAATCGCACGGTTCCGCGCGACGGAGAGGCCGAGCCGCTCTTCGTAAATGTAGACGATCGGGATATCGACCATCATC encodes:
- a CDS encoding glycosyltransferase produces the protein MKASIAICTHNRAADLKEALVSLMKQNCSDSYEVIVVDNRSTDHTRAVVEEFQMMVDIPIVYIYEERLGLSVARNRAIREAAGEYVLFLDDDAVASEEWIRGIVALFDRDPRIGCVGGKIEPAWEGSAPQWLPQENRTLYTILDYADEIVQMQKPDLPFGANVSFRKSVFDTMEPFREDLGRVGSNLLSSEESELIGRIRTRYSVYYTPYASVLHKIPRSRMSRKWLLRRIHWQGVSSAVSSKKKAGILLKSLVKMPLFALLMVVFAYDKRKIFRNVSKIWYSNGELRGVLKMYE